In the genome of Canis lupus familiaris isolate Mischka breed German Shepherd unplaced genomic scaffold, alternate assembly UU_Cfam_GSD_1.0 chrUn_S207H367, whole genome shotgun sequence, one region contains:
- the LOC119878918 gene encoding ferritin heavy chain-like, with product MRPCFRLLPNIRASLLSLRCARPGFALPPLRASGRPWRPRAPAPLRPLAAAAASRDPAPPACARARAGSRVRQNFHPDCEAAVNRQINLELYAAYAYLSMAYYFSREDVALNNFARYFLRQAREEAQHAEKLMRLQNQRGGRICLRDVKKPDRDDWESGLRAMECALLLEKNVNQSLLELHTLASDQGDPHLCDFLETHYLNEQVKSIKELGDHVQNLVKMGAPDSGLAEYLFDKHSLGNENNQN from the coding sequence ATGCGGCCCTGTTTCCGGCTCCTCCCCAACATCCGCGCCTCGCTGCTGTCCCTGCGCTGCGCGCGCCCGGGCTTCGCGCTCCCGCCGCTGCGGGCCTCCGGGCGCCCCTGgcgtccccgcgcccccgcgcccctgcgccctctggccgcggccgccgcctcccgggaCCCAGCCCCGCCCGcctgcgcccgcgcccgcgccggcTCCCGGGTGCGCCAGAACTTCCACCCCGACTGCGAGGCCGCCGTCAACCGCCAGATCAACCTGGAGCTGTACGCGGCCTACGCGTACCTGTCTATGGCCTATTACTTCTCCCGAGAGGACGTGGCGCTCAACAACTTCGCCAGGTACTTCCTTCGCCAGGCCCGGGAGGAGGCCCAGCACGCCGAGAAGCTGATGCGCCTGCAGAACCAGCGGGGGGGCCGGATCTGCCTGCGGGACGTCAAGAAACCGGACCGGGACGACTGGGAGAGCGGCCTGAGGGCCATGGAGTGTGCGCTGCTCTTGGAAAAGAATGTGAACCAGTCGTTGCTCGAATTGCACACTCTGGCCTCAGACCAAGGCGACCCCCATTTGTGCGACTTCCTGGAGACGCACTATCTGAATGAGCAGGTGAAGTCTATCAAAGAACTGGGTGATCACGTGCAAAACCTGGTTAAGATGGGGGCCCCGGATTCCGGCCTGGCCGAGTACCTCTTTGACAAGCACAGCCTTGGAAACGAAAACAATCAGAACTAA